From Ignavibacteriota bacterium, the proteins below share one genomic window:
- a CDS encoding 4-oxalocrotonate decarboxylase — MTLTPDQIQDAARRLHDAERSRSDIDPLIAEWPALGTADAYRIQRALVALYDQPLVGLKAALTSAAKQKAMGVDQPGFGTLLPFMRCEDSIVCSELIHPRVEPEIALFFHNFDYTPGMTAVDVAFAASAFAPALEVIDSRYRKFKFSAADVFADNCSSSRYIVSPDLQPLPFDELNLAGVVLRKNGDIVHTGTPGAVLGSPFASAAFVLNLAAEHGVELPPSFVLLTGGITEAVPVAPGDVVSATFGGIGHIALAAR; from the coding sequence ATGACACTTACGCCCGATCAGATACAGGACGCCGCGCGTCGTCTGCACGACGCCGAACGCTCACGCAGCGACATCGATCCGCTCATCGCCGAATGGCCCGCGCTCGGCACGGCCGACGCCTACCGCATTCAGCGCGCGCTGGTCGCGCTCTACGATCAGCCGCTTGTCGGTCTGAAAGCCGCGCTCACCAGCGCGGCGAAACAGAAGGCCATGGGTGTCGACCAGCCGGGTTTTGGCACGCTGCTGCCCTTCATGCGCTGCGAAGACTCCATCGTGTGCAGCGAACTGATTCACCCGCGCGTCGAACCGGAAATTGCGCTCTTTTTCCACAACTTTGACTACACGCCGGGCATGACGGCGGTGGATGTCGCCTTCGCCGCGTCGGCGTTTGCCCCCGCCCTCGAGGTGATCGACAGCCGCTATCGCAAATTCAAGTTCTCCGCCGCCGACGTGTTTGCGGACAACTGTTCGTCCTCCCGGTATATCGTGTCGCCCGATCTGCAGCCGCTCCCCTTCGACGAGCTGAACCTCGCGGGTGTGGTGCTGCGCAAGAACGGCGACATCGTGCACACGGGCACACCCGGCGCGGTGCTCGGCAGCCCCTTCGCCTCGGCGGCCTTTGTGCTGAACCTCGCTGCGGAGCATGGCGTGGAACTGCCGCCGTCCTTTGTACTTCTCACCGGTGGCATCACCGAAGCAGTGCCCGTCGCGCCGGGCGATGTCGTGTCGGCCACCTTCGGCGGCATCGGCCACATCGCGCTCGCCGCGCGTTAG
- a CDS encoding tetratricopeptide repeat protein yields the protein MKALRWIIAAGLFCIALPAIAQVDLQRLSDLVRVGRAAEAVPELQKYLGTNPKSVDAWSILGRAFIQLERLDEAATAGKQAIDLNDERPEGYIVMSRVQVLQKKNADAYATLRTGLKNKKNDPSLQTEMGFVLLAMDSLSQAVVVFTRAKDNDPKNMRAVEGLGDAYMQQNIPTMAALQYEQIIAVDSLDAEVNYKLASSYMKEKRYGEAALAYERVLSQDSTNQTAILNLAKLTFAAGQYERSAGLFKKHLERKPDDKDMLPIYMEALYLSRQFEQVLAVAERVLANDPSNVKALRRATRVSYDMKNWEKAIGYLGRLEKLDSLTLDELYQYGRSYIELKNDSLGVMQLERIIMRDPKQDRVLGEIGAGYMRMKKFDLAADAFEKRYKLDPNSTGSILNYSLSCMQLGRWEQARVALRQVTVQKPDYLPGHLNLGRCLSQMDSLKNAVPVYETVLTLGAADPEKFKMELAEAYKMIGVYNLINKAYEKALQNLNKSIQLRDDDAQTHLWKAQTLQNLNKKDEAVKEYKKVLLLDPKNKEARKGLEVLEK from the coding sequence ATGAAAGCACTTCGCTGGATCATTGCCGCCGGGCTGTTCTGCATTGCGCTGCCCGCGATCGCGCAGGTCGATCTGCAGCGGCTTTCGGATCTCGTGCGCGTCGGTCGCGCGGCCGAAGCAGTGCCTGAACTGCAAAAATATCTCGGCACCAATCCCAAGAGTGTCGACGCCTGGTCGATTCTCGGCAGGGCATTCATACAGCTCGAGCGCCTCGACGAGGCCGCCACGGCGGGCAAACAGGCGATCGATCTCAACGACGAACGGCCCGAGGGCTACATCGTCATGAGCCGCGTGCAGGTGCTGCAGAAGAAAAACGCCGACGCCTACGCGACACTTCGCACGGGCCTCAAGAACAAGAAAAACGATCCCTCGCTGCAGACCGAGATGGGCTTTGTGCTGCTCGCCATGGATTCGCTGAGCCAGGCCGTCGTCGTGTTCACGCGGGCGAAGGACAACGATCCGAAAAACATGCGCGCGGTCGAGGGACTCGGCGATGCCTACATGCAGCAGAACATCCCGACCATGGCCGCGCTGCAGTACGAGCAGATCATCGCCGTCGATTCGCTCGACGCCGAGGTGAACTACAAGCTCGCCAGCTCCTACATGAAGGAGAAGCGCTACGGTGAGGCGGCGCTCGCCTACGAGCGTGTGCTCTCGCAGGACAGCACCAATCAGACGGCGATCCTCAACCTCGCGAAGCTCACCTTCGCGGCGGGTCAGTACGAGCGTTCCGCGGGGCTGTTCAAAAAGCACCTCGAGCGCAAGCCCGACGACAAGGACATGCTGCCGATCTACATGGAGGCGCTCTATCTCAGCCGGCAGTTCGAGCAGGTGCTCGCCGTCGCCGAACGCGTGCTCGCCAACGATCCCTCGAACGTGAAGGCGCTGCGTCGCGCGACGCGCGTCTCGTACGACATGAAGAATTGGGAAAAGGCCATCGGGTATCTGGGCCGTCTTGAAAAGCTCGATTCACTCACGCTCGACGAACTGTACCAGTACGGACGCTCGTACATCGAACTCAAGAACGACTCCCTCGGCGTGATGCAGCTCGAACGCATCATCATGCGCGACCCGAAGCAGGACCGCGTGCTCGGCGAAATCGGCGCGGGCTACATGCGCATGAAGAAGTTCGACCTGGCAGCGGACGCTTTCGAAAAGCGGTACAAGCTCGATCCGAATTCCACGGGTTCGATATTGAACTACAGTCTGTCGTGCATGCAGCTCGGTCGTTGGGAACAGGCCCGTGTCGCACTGCGCCAGGTTACCGTGCAGAAGCCCGACTACCTGCCCGGTCATCTGAATCTCGGCCGCTGCCTCTCGCAGATGGACTCGCTGAAAAACGCGGTGCCCGTGTACGAGACGGTGCTGACGCTCGGCGCGGCCGATCCTGAGAAGTTCAAGATGGAACTTGCCGAGGCATACAAGATGATCGGCGTGTACAACCTCATCAACAAGGCCTACGAGAAGGCGCTGCAGAACCTGAACAAGTCGATTCAGCTCAGGGACGATGATGCGCAGACCCACTTGTGGAAGGCGCAGACACTGCAGAACCTCAACAAGAAGGATGAGGCAGTGAAGGAGTACAAGAAAGTGCTCCTGCTCGATCCCAAGAACAAGGAGGCGAGGAAGGGCCTCGAGGTTCTCGAAAAGTAA
- a CDS encoding TonB family protein, whose protein sequence is MAQDAFVINTGPYGGVDLKRNYQKYMSFALFLAALFHIVGVSGYWLTIWLTTEDEPMMTVRILKYSELGPPPSLTSDAPAVAVSGPAVKPTIGIPVPVPDAEVSPEQTIATQAELGAMSAPGDGTGAGGTQITQDLKIDESVAKDLQLDAEPEDFVAYENEPTPVKQVQPKYPDIALRAELEGTVYLKVWVTKEGKVKKAVVLKTDSEVFNQSAIDAAMQWVFTPALQQKKPVDVWVAIPFRFRLKDAGR, encoded by the coding sequence ATGGCACAGGACGCATTTGTCATAAACACCGGCCCGTACGGCGGTGTCGACCTGAAGAGGAACTACCAGAAATACATGTCCTTCGCACTGTTTCTCGCCGCGCTGTTCCACATCGTCGGCGTGAGCGGATACTGGCTGACCATCTGGCTGACCACCGAAGACGAACCCATGATGACGGTGCGCATTCTCAAGTACAGCGAGCTCGGTCCTCCGCCCTCGCTGACGAGTGATGCGCCCGCCGTCGCGGTGTCGGGTCCGGCCGTGAAACCGACCATCGGTATTCCGGTGCCGGTGCCCGATGCCGAGGTGAGTCCGGAACAGACCATCGCCACGCAGGCCGAACTCGGCGCGATGTCCGCACCGGGCGACGGCACGGGCGCGGGCGGCACCCAGATCACGCAGGATCTCAAGATCGATGAATCGGTCGCGAAGGACTTGCAGCTCGACGCCGAGCCCGAGGACTTTGTCGCCTACGAGAACGAGCCGACGCCGGTGAAACAGGTGCAGCCCAAGTACCCCGACATCGCGCTCCGCGCGGAACTCGAGGGCACCGTGTACCTGAAGGTGTGGGTCACGAAGGAAGGCAAGGTCAAGAAGGCCGTGGTCCTAAAAACGGACTCCGAGGTCTTTAATCAGTCGGCCATCGACGCCGCGATGCAGTGGGTGTTCACACCCGCGTTGCAGCAGAAGAAGCCGGTGGACGTGTGGGTTGCGATTCCGTTCCGTTTCCGTCTCAAGGACGCGGGCAGGTAA
- a CDS encoding substrate-binding domain-containing protein, whose amino-acid sequence MNNPRILPALAVLAVLVFAAGCEERKKDETPTSGKLQILACESQSEIMREQVDQFSRLYPQAALRMQTTSTRDAIVQLLNDSVRLICVDRALNDEERAVVERADIDIEQVHVAQDALAFVVHRDNPATRISHASIRNILAGNARDWKEIPDSEGRGRILLATTGRNSGTFELLTQRFFPGDSLPKLSHIGKTQRDVLDFVLRNPRALGVVSVATVRDTSLPFRVLQVEHVDSATSTISYVRLHQANIYQGTYPYQYPVYVYYSSRKVGLPTGFSTFIASTPGQKIFLNAGLVPMRQPVRLVQLREE is encoded by the coding sequence ATGAATAATCCGCGCATTCTTCCGGCGCTCGCAGTGCTGGCCGTGCTCGTATTCGCCGCCGGCTGCGAGGAGCGGAAAAAGGACGAGACTCCGACGAGCGGCAAGCTGCAGATACTTGCCTGCGAGTCGCAGTCCGAAATCATGCGCGAGCAGGTGGATCAGTTCTCGCGCCTGTATCCTCAGGCCGCGCTGCGTATGCAGACGACATCGACACGCGACGCCATCGTGCAACTGCTGAACGACAGCGTGCGGCTCATCTGCGTCGACCGCGCCCTGAACGACGAGGAACGGGCCGTGGTCGAGCGCGCCGACATCGACATCGAACAGGTGCATGTGGCGCAGGACGCCCTGGCGTTTGTCGTGCATCGCGACAATCCGGCCACGCGTATTTCACACGCGTCGATACGCAACATCCTCGCGGGCAATGCGCGCGACTGGAAGGAGATTCCCGACTCGGAAGGCAGGGGGCGCATCCTTCTCGCGACGACGGGCCGCAACTCTGGCACCTTCGAGCTGCTGACCCAGCGGTTTTTCCCGGGCGATTCGCTGCCCAAACTTTCCCATATCGGCAAGACCCAGCGCGACGTGCTCGACTTCGTGCTGCGCAATCCGCGCGCGCTGGGAGTGGTGTCGGTTGCCACCGTGCGCGACACGTCGCTGCCGTTCCGCGTGCTCCAGGTCGAGCATGTCGATTCGGCCACGAGCACCATCTCGTACGTGCGCCTGCATCAGGCCAACATTTACCAGGGAACCTATCCCTATCAATATCCGGTGTACGTGTATTATTCCTCGCGGAAGGTCGGGCTCCCGACCGGGTTCAGCACCTTCATCGCGAGTACGCCGGGACAGAAGATATTCTTGAACGCGGGTCTCGTTCCCATGAGGCAACCCGTTCGATTGGTTCAACTACGTGAGGAGTAA
- the tsaA gene encoding tRNA (N6-threonylcarbamoyladenosine(37)-N6)-methyltransferase TrmO yields the protein MKERADMVIHFEAVGVFHGERRYRYETPRQGVLARDAGGVIEFAPHRNFEQALEGLEQFERLWIVYVFHRNTGWRPKVRVPRHRSDKVGVFATRAPYRPNPIGLSCVRVEGRDGLLLRVSECDLLDGTPVLDVKPYLPYADSFPDAGTAWVRDALDEQYDLRLDSAAETEIAWIRAEAGINLAGFIDVQLRHDPHNTRRKRITAAPGLYGLTDATHAIAYRTWRIVYHIDEPARLVTVLGVRSGYTAAELAPDADDPYADKQLHRAFIAWRGE from the coding sequence ATGAAGGAACGGGCGGACATGGTGATACACTTCGAGGCGGTCGGCGTGTTTCACGGCGAGCGCAGGTACCGCTACGAAACGCCACGGCAGGGAGTGCTGGCGCGGGACGCGGGGGGTGTGATCGAGTTCGCGCCGCATCGAAATTTCGAGCAGGCGCTGGAGGGACTCGAACAATTCGAGCGTCTGTGGATCGTGTATGTGTTCCACCGCAATACGGGCTGGCGCCCGAAGGTGCGTGTGCCGCGCCACCGCAGCGACAAGGTGGGCGTCTTCGCAACGCGCGCTCCGTACAGGCCGAATCCAATCGGACTTTCCTGCGTGCGTGTCGAGGGCCGCGACGGCCTGCTTCTGCGCGTCAGCGAATGCGACCTGCTCGACGGCACGCCGGTGCTCGATGTCAAACCGTACCTCCCCTACGCGGATTCCTTTCCCGACGCGGGCACGGCCTGGGTGCGCGACGCGCTCGACGAACAGTACGATCTGCGGCTCGACTCCGCGGCCGAAACGGAGATCGCATGGATCCGCGCGGAGGCCGGAATCAATCTCGCGGGATTCATCGACGTGCAGTTGCGGCATGATCCGCACAACACACGCCGCAAGCGCATCACCGCGGCCCCGGGGCTATATGGTCTCACCGATGCCACACATGCCATCGCCTACCGCACCTGGCGCATCGTGTATCACATCGACGAGCCCGCGCGCCTCGTCACAGTATTGGGTGTGCGCTCGGGCTATACCGCCGCCGAACTCGCGCCGGACGCTGACGATCCGTACGCCGACAAACAGCTCCACCGCGCCTTCATCGCCTGGCGCGGTGAGTAG
- a CDS encoding energy transducer TonB, translated as MNTRRVTAIVLPVLCLLVCLSIQVRAQTDTSKSASGAPDFDTPPRVTIQAPATYPPQALKDGTEGTVYVQAVITEKGRVQSTTVLKTEAEVLNDAACAAVKNWRFTPATKDGKNVAATVTIPFKFKLNKDGSK; from the coding sequence ATGAACACACGCCGCGTGACCGCCATTGTCCTTCCGGTGCTGTGCCTGCTCGTTTGTCTGTCGATACAGGTGCGTGCACAAACCGATACGTCAAAGTCCGCCTCCGGCGCCCCCGACTTCGATACACCGCCGCGCGTCACCATTCAGGCCCCCGCCACCTATCCGCCGCAGGCGTTGAAGGACGGCACGGAGGGCACGGTGTACGTCCAGGCCGTGATCACCGAGAAGGGCCGCGTGCAGTCGACCACGGTGTTGAAGACCGAAGCCGAAGTCCTCAACGACGCCGCCTGCGCCGCGGTGAAAAACTGGCGCTTCACTCCCGCCACCAAGGACGGGAAAAACGTCGCGGCAACCGTCACCATTCCCTTCAAGTTCAAATTGAACAAGGACGGATCGAAGTAG
- a CDS encoding magnesium transporter CorA family protein, which translates to MIEFFYSSESERFTPIEQIRKGCWIDMLAPTETELQEISRLLEVELDFLKDPLDSEERSRVEFEEGQMLLIFDIPIVDFSGEGEATDFTIETLPLGVIFLPDHIITVCLKKTPIIEEFKMNRIKQFSTRNKNRFLLQLLQKTATYYLRYLRHINRKTEENEFKLHQSTKNAELFELLNLEKTLVYFTTSLRSNQNAIRRLTRSRLFHWTEEDEELLEDVTIEFDQAIEMTQIYSSILTGLMDTFASVISNNLNMVMKLLTSITIVLAIPTMISSFFGMNVGLPMQDHPFAFLGIIGLTIVLVAGAVFYLNRKNLF; encoded by the coding sequence ATGATCGAATTCTTCTACTCCTCGGAAAGCGAGCGCTTCACGCCCATCGAGCAGATCCGCAAGGGCTGCTGGATAGACATGCTCGCGCCGACGGAAACGGAACTGCAGGAGATCTCGCGACTGCTCGAGGTGGAGCTCGATTTTCTGAAGGATCCGCTCGATTCCGAAGAACGCTCGCGCGTGGAATTCGAGGAGGGACAGATGCTGCTTATCTTCGACATCCCCATCGTGGATTTTTCGGGCGAAGGCGAGGCGACGGACTTCACCATCGAAACGCTGCCGCTCGGCGTCATTTTTCTTCCGGACCACATCATCACGGTGTGCCTGAAAAAAACGCCGATCATCGAGGAATTCAAGATGAACCGGATCAAGCAGTTCAGCACGCGGAACAAGAACCGCTTCCTGCTGCAACTGCTGCAAAAGACGGCCACCTACTACCTCCGCTATCTCCGCCATATCAATCGCAAGACGGAGGAAAACGAATTCAAGCTGCATCAATCCACCAAAAACGCGGAACTCTTCGAACTCCTCAACCTCGAAAAGACGCTCGTGTATTTTACCACGTCACTCCGCTCGAATCAGAACGCCATACGGCGCTTGACGCGTTCGCGGCTGTTCCATTGGACGGAGGAGGATGAGGAACTGCTCGAGGACGTGACCATCGAATTCGATCAGGCCATCGAGATGACGCAGATCTACAGCAGCATCCTCACCGGCCTCATGGACACCTTCGCCTCGGTGATTTCGAACAATCTCAACATGGTGATGAAGCTGCTCACGTCCATCACCATCGTGCTCGCCATTCCCACCATGATATCGAGCTTCTTCGGCATGAATGTCGGGCTCCCGATGCAGGACCATCCGTTCGCGTTTCTCGGGATTATCGGCCTCACCATCGTCCTTGTCGCGGGCGCCGTGTTCTACCTGAATCGGAAAAACTTGTTTTAA
- a CDS encoding T9SS type A sorting domain-containing protein, whose amino-acid sequence MRAMILVCCLMWVYTAAAQEKEYLEISIFNDSVVVANVNVYENCAARFDVRVDTTETGFLITQTDTVREKMRCMCVFRIETVFRGLEPGMYPVRVRRQYLTKYGYPADSLRFIQDGTILVSSRRLARSIDSRQGPCTPLGLDPVITPRAPVLTVHPNPATDFTSLQVTLSEARRVDVTLFTVEGARIRSLYSAECTGGSTTISLDTGMLPAGAYYLVVESGDGINAAPLHIVR is encoded by the coding sequence ATGCGGGCGATGATACTGGTTTGCTGCCTGATGTGGGTGTACACGGCGGCCGCGCAGGAGAAGGAATATCTCGAAATCTCGATCTTCAACGACAGTGTGGTGGTGGCGAATGTCAATGTGTACGAGAACTGCGCCGCGCGTTTCGACGTACGGGTCGATACCACCGAGACGGGATTTTTAATCACACAGACCGACACCGTACGCGAGAAGATGCGTTGCATGTGTGTGTTTCGGATCGAAACGGTTTTCCGCGGACTCGAGCCCGGGATGTACCCCGTGCGTGTACGGCGGCAATACCTGACGAAGTACGGCTACCCCGCGGATTCGCTCCGTTTTATTCAGGACGGCACCATCCTCGTCTCGTCACGGCGCCTGGCGCGGTCCATCGACTCGCGGCAAGGTCCGTGTACTCCGCTCGGTCTCGATCCTGTGATCACACCGCGGGCGCCGGTGCTGACTGTGCATCCGAATCCTGCAACAGATTTTACGTCGCTTCAGGTAACCCTGTCCGAAGCGCGTCGTGTTGATGTGACCTTGTTCACGGTGGAGGGCGCGCGGATCCGCAGCCTGTATTCCGCTGAGTGCACGGGCGGATCCACCACGATATCACTCGACACGGGCATGCTGCCCGCGGGTGCGTATTATCTGGTGGTGGAGAGCGGCGACGGAATCAACGCGGCGCCGTTACACATCGTCCGTTAA